One genomic window of Sphingomonas ginsengisoli An et al. 2013 includes the following:
- a CDS encoding SH3 domain-containing protein — protein sequence MRTSWLRARKLGAVAGVALALLPAAAAAQEKTPPYWASIASGQAMMRTGPGRNFPGVWLYQRRDLPIRVLKVFPNWRYVEDPDGVRGWMLVTLLSDRRTAIVRGTQPRPLYAKPDEGSRLKYKVEPGVVGRVDECDAGWCRLKIAGDKTGFVHLTDIWGVSDGETVK from the coding sequence ATGCGTACGTCATGGTTGAGGGCGCGTAAACTCGGCGCGGTGGCGGGCGTGGCGCTGGCGTTGCTTCCAGCGGCCGCGGCGGCTCAGGAAAAGACCCCGCCTTACTGGGCGTCGATCGCCAGCGGGCAGGCGATGATGCGGACCGGACCGGGGCGCAACTTCCCCGGCGTCTGGCTTTACCAGCGGCGCGATCTGCCGATCCGGGTGCTCAAGGTGTTTCCCAACTGGCGCTATGTCGAGGATCCCGACGGGGTGCGCGGCTGGATGCTGGTGACACTGCTGAGCGACCGGCGCACCGCCATCGTCCGCGGCACCCAGCCGCGCCCGCTCTACGCCAAGCCCGACGAGGGTAGCCGGCTCAAGTATAAGGTCGAGCCGGGCGTGGTCGGCCGGGTCGACGAGTGCGACGCAGGCTGGTGCCGGCTGAAGATCGCGGGGGACAAGACGGGCTTCGTCCACCTCACCGACATCTGGGGGGTGAGCGACGGCGAGACGGTGAAATAG